The Vibrio mangrovi genome includes a region encoding these proteins:
- the nrdG gene encoding anaerobic ribonucleoside-triphosphate reductase-activating protein, whose translation MNYHKYHPIDVVNGPGTRCTLFVSGCEHHCKGCYNQSTWSLRSGFPYTEELEEHIIRDLNDTRIYRRGLSLSGGDPLHPENVPVILRLAKRVKRECQGKDIWLWTGYRLDELNEAQREVLDWIDVLVDGKFEQSLADPALDWRGSSNQIIHTLNLDE comes from the coding sequence ATGAATTACCACAAATATCATCCGATTGATGTGGTGAACGGGCCGGGAACACGCTGTACTTTGTTTGTTTCCGGTTGTGAGCACCACTGCAAAGGATGTTATAACCAGAGTACCTGGTCGTTGCGCTCCGGTTTTCCTTATACGGAAGAACTGGAGGAGCATATTATCCGGGATTTAAATGATACGAGAATTTACCGCCGCGGCTTGTCACTGTCCGGCGGTGATCCGCTTCACCCTGAAAACGTTCCGGTGATTCTCCGCTTGGCAAAGCGTGTAAAACGGGAATGTCAGGGGAAAGATATTTGGCTATGGACCGGTTACCGGCTGGATGAACTCAATGAGGCACAACGTGAAGTGCTGGATTGGATCGATGTACTGGTTGACGGAAAGTTCGAACAGTCTCTGGCTGATCCGGCTCTGGATTGGCGGGGCAGTTCGAATCAAATTATTCATACGCTGAATCTGGATGAGTAA
- a CDS encoding SH3 domain-containing protein has translation MKIIMLCCLGLSFTLPAEASSCLKGQPCGNIQKSANHQLQSSAASQKANRKKLYRGAGNYLVTAKRLNVRGDNLLDGRPVGQLEYGENIYVYRFSHGWAMITFKNEVAWVSGRYLRYQQSEL, from the coding sequence ATGAAAATAATAATGCTTTGTTGCTTGGGTTTGTCTTTCACTCTACCCGCTGAAGCCAGTAGCTGTCTTAAAGGTCAGCCGTGTGGCAATATTCAGAAAAGCGCCAACCACCAATTACAGTCATCAGCAGCTTCCCAGAAAGCTAACCGGAAAAAACTTTACCGGGGAGCAGGGAACTATCTTGTGACGGCAAAACGATTAAATGTTCGTGGCGATAACTTACTGGATGGTCGTCCGGTAGGTCAGTTGGAATACGGCGAAAACATCTATGTTTATCGTTTTTCCCATGGCTGGGCCATGATTACTTTTAAAAATGAAGTTGCTTGGGTGAGTGGTCGGTATCTGAGATATCAACAGTCCGAATTATGA
- a CDS encoding efflux transporter outer membrane subunit, whose product MNSTMLKPFLSTALSTLLLSACSTLTQTEFTPPQVEIPTTWQTQKINEQVRMDPWWKQFGDPELNRLIQQVLLTNNDLALATLTLQKARLEAGLSETEQYPELSSTFSASRSRNLDSGNHTKSYSANLSVSYELDLWGRISSSVDASHWTAIARAADRESTAQSLASTTASLYWQVGYLKDRVTLSNKSIAYAKQILDLTQRQYHSGAVSELDVLEAQRSLSGQEAAHSELLQSLKEAENSMVILFNQPPEPSTLQIQSLPQEPIPEVAAGVPADLLVRRPDVKAALYELKSALATSDATIAGYFPTLTLTGSVGDSSSQLRDLLTDPLGTLGAEIVLPFLQWNKMNLNREIAQMDYQTAVVNYRQTLYTAMKDVDNALSAKQHYQYQGLKLKEQYDAATAAEQIYASQYRHGAVSIRDWLDAQETQRSAQESLLENRYNQYNVQATLYQALGGSDIAPPLTVNP is encoded by the coding sequence ATGAATTCAACCATGCTCAAACCATTCCTTAGCACCGCTCTCAGTACTCTGCTGCTATCGGCTTGTAGTACATTGACACAAACGGAATTCACTCCTCCTCAGGTTGAGATTCCAACCACATGGCAAACCCAAAAGATCAACGAACAGGTTCGAATGGATCCGTGGTGGAAGCAATTCGGCGACCCGGAACTGAATCGTCTCATCCAGCAGGTATTGCTCACCAATAATGATCTGGCTCTGGCGACACTAACACTTCAGAAAGCACGTCTGGAAGCAGGATTGAGTGAAACCGAGCAATATCCCGAGCTGTCATCCACTTTTTCCGCATCCCGGTCGAGGAACCTCGATTCAGGAAATCACACTAAAAGCTACTCAGCGAATCTCTCTGTCAGCTATGAACTGGATCTATGGGGACGTATCTCTTCATCCGTCGATGCATCTCACTGGACAGCGATTGCCAGAGCTGCGGATCGGGAAAGTACGGCACAAAGTCTGGCATCAACCACTGCCTCACTATACTGGCAGGTCGGCTACCTGAAAGACCGGGTGACGTTGAGCAATAAAAGTATCGCTTATGCAAAACAGATACTGGATTTGACACAGCGTCAGTATCACAGTGGTGCCGTTTCTGAACTGGATGTTCTGGAAGCCCAGCGCAGTTTATCCGGACAAGAGGCAGCCCATAGTGAACTGCTCCAGTCGTTGAAAGAGGCTGAGAACTCAATGGTAATTCTGTTCAATCAGCCGCCAGAACCAAGTACGCTGCAAATCCAGTCGCTGCCACAAGAACCAATTCCAGAGGTTGCCGCTGGTGTCCCGGCTGATTTGCTGGTCAGACGGCCAGACGTCAAAGCTGCACTCTATGAGCTGAAGTCAGCGCTGGCAACCAGTGATGCAACAATTGCCGGATATTTTCCGACCCTGACACTCACAGGTTCTGTTGGTGATTCTTCATCACAACTGCGGGATCTATTGACCGATCCGCTTGGTACTCTGGGAGCAGAGATTGTCCTGCCTTTTCTGCAATGGAACAAAATGAATCTGAACAGAGAAATTGCACAGATGGATTATCAGACAGCGGTGGTGAATTATCGACAGACACTTTATACCGCGATGAAGGATGTTGATAACGCCCTTTCCGCGAAGCAGCATTATCAGTATCAGGGACTCAAACTCAAAGAACAGTATGATGCCGCAACAGCCGCCGAACAGATTTATGCCAGTCAGTATCGTCATGGAGCAGTCAGTATCCGGGACTGGCTGGATGCACAGGAGACTCAGCGAAGTGCACAGGAGTCATTACTGGAGAATCGTTACAATCAGTACAATGTTCAGGCAACATTGTATCAGGCACTAGGTGGTAGCGATATCGCCCCACCACTGACAGTAAATCCTTAG